ACTACTGATCGAACTAGACTTGGACTACGAGTCCTATTCCGATTCTGCCAGGGATATGACTGCTGATCGGATTATGACTCCGGcctacttcaattcaacttggaaCAAAGCCATAATCTGAATTTTCTGGAATAACTAATACCTAATTTCCCAAGACAAGCTTCATAAAATTATTCCCAACAAgttcataaaaaatttatgatccAATCGTAAACACAACAGCGCATGGTCTTGGTAAATAAGCCACTTCACACTGTACGTAATTGGCTCCATATGCGTTTCGTCCCGCCCCCGGCCCTACATTTTACGTACCGATGGCGGATAGAGTGAAGTAAACGAGACCGTTGAATCTCCCAAGTTCCCAACTATTGGCCAGCTACATCTTTATGTTACATAAGCCAAATTCCAATTTTGctgggggaaaaaaataaaaaacaggtaGATAAAGAAGGCAAAGATAAAAGGTTTAGAAAAgcatcttcctttctttttcttggaatTTGGCTTAGGTAAcgtaaaaaaaatgatgacaaatctgaaattaaatttggacagtttaaaaattaacaaatttttttgtaattttttttacaacatctaAGCTAAATCTATTTGAATATTAGAGGCACGAgaacacaaattaaaaaagaaaaaaaaaaaaaaaaaaaaagaggatggGGTGAGCCCACCCCTCACTACTGGAAGCTCGTTGCGTGAGCCATCATCTTTATAAATTGTGGCCACATGAGTGACCCCTTTTGTTTCGGGGTGGCATTGCGAGCCAGCTTCATTTCTGGAGTACTGTGGATGCCATTTTTATTAGGAAACAGAAGGCGGTAGTAGCCATGGCGGTGGAGCCACATGACCCCTCCAccctttttgtcatttttgttttaatttacaGGCATAAGTGACATAATGATatagattttgattaaaaaaaaaaaaaagttcttaattattaaaattataaactaaCTAAAGTCCCTTAATTATCTATATGACTCGATCATGTTATAAATTGAGGTGTTTAAATTACTCACTGAACCACGGCCACTTCATAACCTATAGCTATTTTAAGATGAATGGCTTAGTGAGTTGAAATCACGCGTGACGGGAAATTAGGAAATGATGGTGTTTGGTTAATTATCATGATGTTTATGTTGATAGTGACCCCCCAAATCGTAATTGGTGGTAATGGGTACGGAAAATAAATTTGTGATTGTGAGAAAGATTATTTAATTGTTCGTAATCAACTAGCTAGCTAGGGCCAACAAAAGATGTCTTGGCATTGTGACAATTggacaattttatttatttatttatttatttattaattgctcGATTACTATAGAATCAATCACTATTGATTTGATTCATTCATCTCTCCCTATGCGTATGGAACACAATAATGTCTTTTAGTTAGATTCAGTCGTTTTCTAGTCAACTAATTAGGTCCCTAAGTTGTCTTTTCGTGACAATTGATAATTACTACGAGATTATCCAaagatattaaaaattaaaattctttggtttgttatggaaaaaaatCTGCAATAGTGGTGAATCCACTCAACCctatgtttttaatttcttcaatgggttagaacaaataaattataatattatgtgTGAAGCTCTAATATTAAATTGAGACTGTCAGCAACTATTTTTAATAGAGCATGCTATTTTCATATTGGTATTTAAAAAGATAAGTGAAAATCATATGGTTCGagaatttaatagattgaattgaaccaaaacattaacaaacaacttaaaatacaaaaaatttaaaactatttCACATTTACCTACAAGAATTGGGTGTGTTTGGTTTGAATAAAATGCAtaataatattctatttttttaaaaaaataaatcatgttttattcaactttttaaaattttatcttataaagtcaaaccttataattcGCACAGTGAATTAGAATAATATTctgattcaaaaaaattcaacacccaaacagaCCTGGTattcgattttttgaaatttgaattcaactataatttagtaCTCGAATTTCGAAGTAaataaagtcaaaaaaaaatgttttaatagcttaactttttaagataaaatttaaaaaaaaaaaagtgagataaaatctgatttatttttgaaaaatccgaATACTATAGCAAATAGAATCAAGATTCTTCTTGTCCCAAACAAATATACATATTCAAaatagacaaagaaaaaaattcaaaaaatacccTATAAAAAGTCCATGAAGATGCACAATATTGCTAGAGTTGACTGTGGATTTTGTTGCAGCAATGAATGGTAACATATAGAGATAGTGTTGATATGGAAGTATAAAAAGTCCATGAAcatgctaattaattaaaatgcaGTCCTTCCCAGTTCCCACTCCCACCCGTTGAAAAGAACACTGCCGCGCTCCACTGATCATATTTATATGCTTATTTTCCACAATGATTAGTGGTATGTATATAGCTCATTAAGAATCtagctactatatatatatatattctcattaTTCTACGACTACGTACACCTCACCATCACTTCCACCAATAGTATCGAACACCACCCTCTCTCCAACAAGTCAACTTCTACCTGTTTCACTCCATCAACTCTGGTTTAACgagatgaaaaaaaagaaggaaaaaaaaaaaaagaaagaaataattcTACTCCTCAAAGCCGATCCCTGCAAATCTGCACCATGCTATTACCGTGCACAACAACGATGATTTATATACAAtcgaaaagaaagagagtacGAAAAAATCAAGACATATATTTACGTGAATCGATAATGTACATACGTCTGTACAATTAaagttttcttataaatatgttatgttgtAATTCTAAATCATATAGTGAAATATCATTTTGCTTCGCTCTAATAACTGGCCAACCACTATACTAGTATCTCGTATTATTCTTTATGCCTAAGAAAAATTGAGCTACTTGTTCGAACATGCATGATATTTTGTAAGTCTGAAATTAAACTCCATTTCTTAAGTTAATTACTTGAACTTCCCCCACGGGCTGGCCGGTAGCAAAACCCTAAGAGGAATACTCACATGACGTACACAAACCATGCACCCAGGTTTTCAAGTGTATATATGCTTTCAGCAAAACTTAGAAATCGTACTATGGGGGTTGGATCATGATCATCAATTGCTACAATTTAATGTATTCAGCATGGAGACAAGCTAAAGTAGTACTGCGATGAATGAAGAGTCAGTGAGAAGTTATGCGAGGGTGCAGTACTACCACAATAAGACACAAAACAGAGTATCAGATGATAATTATCATGTACCCTAGAGCAAACTCTCTCTCTTGGTAAATTATTATACAACTGTCGTATAACTAAAAATATGtaacaataaaaatcaatttttaaattaataagaatttatttaaaaaaaaattaaaaattaatttttactatccCATTATCTTAATTATATAACAATGTAAACAGTAATTTACttaataacatttctcttacatATACGTTGTCTTaaaaagcctatatatatatatatatccaagaaTGGACTAGGTCTCATTTTTAGCAAGAGGCAAGCTTCTTTACCTTGCATCCTCAACTCCGGCCCCACAACCCTCCCCCTGCAAATCTCTGAATATCCCTATGCTAGAGAATAAATTGCAGTACTACAGACAGCAAAGTAATTAAATCCAAGTAATTAATAACTTCAATTACATATATATTGGTCTGAGTTTAATGGTCTCTAGCTATGATCCTGATCATTCTACAAGAGGATGATCAGGATTGAACCATCAGCAAGGTTTTAAATATCGATCACTTGCACAGGTTGGGCATGCAGCGGCTAGCTTCCATACAGCatctataaataatttatattgtaCTGATCAGAATGTTTAGTTTTCAATGCAAGTTGAAAAGAGTAATATCAGCACTATTTTCCAAAAGCACAGTTCCTTATCCATAACATCAAAACACCAAAGCAAAACAGCATGTAACCAATGCCAACCACATAAACTAAAAAGCCACATTGGAATAACAAATCTCCCTCTCTTCCTATACCATTATACCCAGCCCTtccccagaaaaaaaaaaaacccaaaaaagtaaaagtaaaattaaataaaaaattattagttccTCAGCTGATCTTCATTGAGGACTGGAACATATACCCCCAACCCCCACCTAGTAATTAACCAATACATTGGAAAGGAAAAAGGACATGgtcatgcatatatatacatacaaaataAAGACCTACTTACTTATCATCAACTAGGTTGCTCCAAAGCATCCTCAATATCCTCAAGGAAGTTAAACCTTCCACACTGATAATACCCAGGCGATGAGATGAAGAGGATCCGAGGTTCCTCTCAGCGCAATCGACGAGTCTCAACCTTGATAATAAAACTAACAGGCTGATTCTTTGCAGCTGACATGATCGCTCCGATCCCGTTCCTCCCATCGTTGCTTCATTATGAAATcgtgcttcttttctttttttccctttttttttttctttttcttcttttttttcccactgTGACCATCAAATTCACTACAACAGAAGTAATAAACAGAAACCTAAGTAACTAAAATGACTGAAAAGGAGGGAGACACTGGAAATTAAATGACTTTTTGTCTTTGCTAGATCAGAGAAGTGACCGAAGACCCGATGTTTCCAGGATCATTCCAAACACCAATACTTGTTGCATTCCAGTAAAGAGCAGGATCCGACAACCCGACTTGTTCCATTTGATTCCAATCCGACCTGTTTTGGCCGTCTTCTACTTTCACTTCTTTCATGGAAATCCCAGCTTCAGTATTACCCATTAATTGCAACCCTTCAAACGGTCCAAAGGCTTGAAAGTGATTGGGTGCTCGACTGTCTTTAACACCTCCATTGACGAATTTCTGTTGATGAAAGCTAGAGGTTAGCAGGGAAGCCATGGTTGGAGAAGTGGTAGTAGAATTAGCTGAGGAGCCGAAGATGGAATAACTTGAGAGATCTTGGATTTGCTTAGCAGGATGATTAAACCCATTTCGGTAATCATTCTCACTAGCATCATTAGACATAATTCCAGACGAAAACCCTAGTCCAAGAGCATTCATCTGTGGTTGGAGATCATATCCAGAAACAGTTTCATTTGAAACTCTCGGAATATTGAACCTGGGAAATGGGAGTGATCTCACATCAGATGCATAAAACATAGGATTGATATGATTTGATGTCGAAGAAGATATATCCATGTGCGGTTGGGAGGGAGGGTCTGGATTTGCGCTTGGAGCTCCATCAATGGCGGAAGCTGCTGTAGGCCTCTTCACGCGCTTGTTTTTCCGGCACCCACCGCCGACAGGAACGTTTCTTAGAGTGCCACCTCTTGTCCAGTAACGCTTGCAGGCCTTGCAGAAGTGCCTTGGCTGAGACAAGCTGTAGTTGTTGTAGTAGCAGAACTTTGTGTTCGATGAATCACAGCGAGGACACCTCAGGGCttgctgctgctgttgttgttgttgattttgttgGTCTAGGACTGGTTTTTCCATACCCGCAGAACCCATCAAGCCCTTTGGATCATCTATCTGGTGctgcaaaaagaaagaagagagggaaaaaagaagagaaagagttTGAGGTGGCGTTTTAGAGTAAAACTACAACACAGGATACATATTCTCTTCCAAAAGCAAAGCAACAAAAACGGCGTGGTCATGTTTTTTCTaataattgagagagagagagagagagagagagagagaaattaagaACCTGCTGTGACCATTCGTTTCTAGTTGGAGGGATGAGTACCATCTTCTCACAGTTTCCCAACATTTTCTCCGCACAAGGGAATCGTTGAAACAAAGAGTAAACAGACAAAGAGCAGGTGGCGACGTGAGTCTTTCTTGCTGGGTTGAAATATTATGCATATGAGaggctagagagagagagagagagagagagagagaggggggggggggggggaggattAATTACTATGTAAGTATGATTTATTTTAATCTAATTTCACGTGATGGGTCTGGTCCAAAATCGAATTTGAGTAGGGAATTATTTTAGTGAGGATTAGAATAATCAAAAGAATAAGGAAGGACATTCGAAATCCAAGAAGAAGACAGAGAGGTAAAGTAACATTACAGATGAATCTTGGGAGGCTCAAGGAAGAAAGAACAATACATGGAGAGACTACCCAATATTATTCCACATCACTACGTAAAAATTCCTTTGTACAGATAGAGATATATGTGGATAGAGGGAATCCCTAAGAGCACAATACCCGATGCAGTCGCACAGCAAATCCCACTtccactttatttatttattcattcatCATGTTTGTGTAAATTAATCGTTTTTTGGGTTCTCCTTAACGGCTTACACCAGCTCAAATCTTCCCTCAACTGTGTAAATTATACCGTTCGTATTTTGTTCTCTTATAATTAGGCCTCAGATAAAATTCTGTTCTTATCAAAAAActatttggaatttttttttttaaagaaggaAATGATGCACAAACTCCACCTCAGTCACTTTCTAGTAAGGTTAATTCTTAAAGAGCCTAACGATTGGATACCCGTTAATTTTGTGAAGGTTAATTTGATTTCTTAACACAGAATCACGACATAACTAGTCATTTGACAAATCCTTTCTCATCACTTCTTTCAATCTCGGTAGAGTACCAATTAACATCACACTTTGATTCACGTACGTATGATGTCCTTACTTCCTTATAATAATAGTAAGTGGTATTTAATTTAACGACATTGTCTCATTACAACCGTATCACAATGAAAAGTAGGACATGACGTGAAACGTAATTTGTCAAAATTAATGACCAAACACTACACCCAGTTAGAGCACTAGATGTAAAGGAAAGAGAGCCATTGACATGGAGAAAATAAGCTATTGAAGGGTGTGAAACTGTTCATTCCTTCTTTCATCATACAACaatcttttaagttttatttttatttttatttttaattttttaagagagAGATTAGTGATTTAAGCATTATTGCATGTTACGTTGGCTTGGAGGACCGTGTCCCATCAATTGACTCTTTAAAGACCATCTCTATGGTTTATTTATTACAAAAAGACTTTTCGTGAGTGATTGTTTTCGAAGGGAGGCAAGAAAATTCAGCAAAAGTAATAGTGGAAAACTAGCTTTTGCGTTATAGAATCCATGAAGTGTTTTAAGATATAACATTTGGTCGATCGGGGACCATTGATGGTGTGTATATAAATGATAGTTAACGTAAATGAGTAGAGGTGTAGAATCGTAGATGAAGGGGTGGCCGGCTCGAACGTCAGGAATGACTTCATTTTGGTGATATGGATAGTGAAAATTCCAAACGAAAAGGACAAGATGGCACCATGTGGCAGTCTACATCTCCGACTCAAACATAGGACGACCACGCTTTATTCAAGGGCTCTTGCTCCCTctgcttattcttcttcttcttcatctctctctctctccctctctctctcccctcggTTTTGCttgttaaaaatgaaaaattgaataaaagaagaaaaaaaaaaccgttaaTGGTgtcagaaaagagagagaggtgcAGAAGCATGTGGTGGGCAGCTCAGCCCCTGaggaaaaagaagggaaaagcaAAGCATAGGTTGGGGAACAAACGGATTTTGTAGTCCCCCAAGGGATCTTCTCCTCCTCCCTACATCCATCATTATTCTTGCGCAGTCCTCTGCCTGTTAAACTAACTTTGATCTTTGGGTAATTAACTAAAATATCACTGCCATGTTGCCCTTTACAAACCAAcacattttcttattcttttgagTATGTAACTTGCAGGTTTAACTCTATAATTTATTGGCATATATGTTGGATCATATTCCTCCCAATATATGCTTCTCCACCTAATAGCAATGGATTAATTGTGAGGCTCTCTCGACGGATCATGCAGATCCATTTTTATGTTCCATATTGTTATAACATTAATAATAAAACACAAAAGTAAGTGTTCTTAAGGTGCCTTATATGGTCACTTTAATTTCTTGCTTTAACGCAATAGATTAGCGTATGTTGGACCTTataaataatgtatattttaatttctcttttttgcACATTGAACTCTCTTCTTCTAATGCTCTTTAAacctttaatttcaaaatggATAGAGATTCACATTAATTTTGTTGTGAGCAACAAATGTGAAAAAGTCATTTGGAGCTCACTTACCCGAACATGTTTTGAGTAGCCCGCTCACTTGTTTGGGCAAATAAACCCTATAAAAACCATTTTATATTTGCTGTCCAAATTTCTAACAACTGAGACAATAAATTGCCAAAGATTCGAATCCTTTCAAAATACCCTCAAACCATAAACACGGAAaagattgttgtacaactccaataattttttttcaaactaactatttgatctgttttcctacatgtgggtcATACATatctaataattgatttttttttttttttttaaaaaaaaaagttgttagagttgtagagaagttgtaaacgtatcatatctctaaacacacttatatacatatataattattataattttgaaaactcttttatgaaatataatataatgcagaatataaaaataaatagacacAAAGAATTACGTGgttggtctatgacctacatccacgaAGAGTAATGATACATAGCACCCTATTGTCcccctcaaaattgatgtggctcttaaaatcaccattagatcaaaaatagatcattattaaattttgatccaatgatgattttaaaaatcacatcaattttgagaggataaagGAGTGCTATATATCATTACTCCATCCACATGATAAAGCCCAAATAgctacattttgctcttatttctttgagTGATATTTACAATATAACAAGCTCATACTTATAGGGgaattaaataatacaaatagacttTAACTACAACTAGGTAACCCTAACTAAGTGATAGACTTCAAGATAGTCTTCAACTGTAGTTAGGTCACAGTTTTCAATTGTGAGTAAGTAATAGTCTTCAACTATAGCTTAGATTCTTGATCTCTTAATATactttaatattttaacacattACATTTTACAGATCCaatgaatatattttcatctaAATAATATAACACCATATACACTGTTACAACTTAcatgcaacaaaaaaaaattaatttgaatccATTCCCACaagattattaaaattaaagtttCTATTAACCATATGATTATAGGTACAATTGATCCTCCTAATTCATGCAAGAATATGTTGGACAACAGGGGtcaatggatatatatatataatattttgtcacTTCAAGACATAACTCTTAATCACATTATTCGTGTGATAAGATTGTCCCCTACTTAGCTTTTTATTCATACAAGAATATATTGGTCAACTGGGGTCAAtggatatatataaatatataatatataatattttgtcacCTCAAAATACAATTCTTGATCATCTTGTCCATGTGATAAGGTTGTCCTATAATTagcattagaattttttttctaaaaaaaaaaaaaaaagaagtagaaaTTATCATTAGGGGGAtaagaagttatatatatatatatatatgcactttACTTTATGGTTATTTGCTTAGTGAGTGATAATATTTGATGCAGCAAACCGAGAGGGCCGGGGAGGCATTAGAGTAGTAGTGAGTGAATTGAAGAGTTAGATGTGGATGTGGATGTGGAGGTGGGTCCTATATCCACCCAGACCAGTCACCACCCCACCACCAACGGACAAGAGATTCCAATATGGCCAACATGAAAGAAACCCAACACGCACGTTAAAGGGGAGTCTCTGTAAtatgagaagagagagagatactggGGCCTAGGGGGAAGGGGGACCAAAGCATCAAATCCAAGCCAACTGTATCCATCAATGGCTGACCACATTGCACCCCGTAACAATGTGCAGACAAAGATCTCACTTcaaatttagtatatatatatatatatattcaatgtcTTGCCATTATTGCCCTCTCGAAGAATATCTTTTTTTATGGTATGATTTCATATTTGAGTTGCGTCGAAAATTGATTATAgaattaaggaaaatgttagttTTACAACACTCACACAACATGGCACAAtaccccctcacatgagggtgagacCCATACACTGTGGtccactctcatgtgagggggtATTGTACCCATGTTGTGTGGGTATTGTGCAGCAATCAAACCCCTagaattatataggttaatcttAATCCGACTTTTGAActcactaatttcgtgttggtttATGTCATGTTCACAGGTTGATCGTGTTAAAAATTAACAACCATAAATGTCGTGCATTGGGTTCGGGTGGTGTCGTAGTATGGGCAAGGGCAGAGCCagcttttagattttttttagatttttttttttttttttttttgggaaaagcttGGGGGGCCATGGACCCCCTAAGTCTTCACCTAGCTACGTCCCTGGGtatgggtataagactatacaGATTAGCTTTGACCATCAACCTTAATTTCGTGTTATGCTCCATTTATTtgggcataaaatattttttgtatttttcagtgtttggttgCACTAAACAAATTATGGTCaacggaaattattttcaatttgactatAAAATCctctttaaattttgaaaaacgatttacggttggTAGCTCGAATCTATTGTCGAAGGTCCCCGAATTTTGATATTCGATTGTCGGAAACCGGCGGCACTAGCCGGATTTCGGTGGACCAAATTTTGGTCAGTTTGGCCTGAATCTGGAAATTTCTACCAGAATCCAGCGTCGTCCGGCTACCgtcaccggattccggcgaaccAGATTTCGGCCAAACTGGCTTGAATCTAACAAGTATAGCCAGACTTGCCATACTGGCCAAGATTCCTGTCAGTTTGGTAGGAATCTGGTGGCCGAAATCCAGCTATTACCGATGGATTCTGGCCTCCATCGTCGGAatcctgtcggtcagtgacAAAATATCGTCACTGATGGTTTTTTAccgtttgtatttttttgtaaaagccaaacactaaaaaatattttcagagaaatcattttttctctgaaaaataatttcattaaaaatattttacgtcgaaacaaacgtagcattaattttatatcaaatttgCAGATTGCGTCGAAAATTGGGGCTAAAAAATTATTCTATAAAAGAGTGG
This DNA window, taken from Alnus glutinosa chromosome 5, dhAlnGlut1.1, whole genome shotgun sequence, encodes the following:
- the LOC133868734 gene encoding dof zinc finger protein DOF1.4-like, whose amino-acid sequence is MLGNCEKMVLIPPTRNEWSQQHQIDDPKGLMGSAGMEKPVLDQQNQQQQQQQQALRCPRCDSSNTKFCYYNNYSLSQPRHFCKACKRYWTRGGTLRNVPVGGGCRKNKRVKRPTAASAIDGAPSANPDPPSQPHMDISSSTSNHINPMFYASDVRSLPFPRFNIPRVSNETVSGYDLQPQMNALGLGFSSGIMSNDASENDYRNGFNHPAKQIQDLSSYSIFGSSANSTTTSPTMASLLTSSFHQQKFVNGGVKDSRAPNHFQAFGPFEGLQLMGNTEAGISMKEVKVEDGQNRSDWNQMEQVGLSDPALYWNATSIGVWNDPGNIGSSVTSLI